The Burkholderia pyrrocinia genomic sequence GGACGGCCATCTTGCCGTCCTCGTCGAACAGCTCGACTTCGCCGAACACGAGGTTGCGGCCCATCCGCAGCACGCGCGCGGTGACGTGCACGTCGCCCTTGCGCACGGGGCGCATGAAGTTCGTGTTCAGCGACACGGTGGTCATCGGCCGGAACTCGCCGAGCGCGGCCGAGATCGCGACGACCATCGCGGTGTCGGCGGCCGCCGTGAAAACCTGGCCGCAGATCACGCCACCCGAATGGCGGAATTCGCCGGAAAACGGCAGGCGCATCGTGACGCTGTCGTCGCCGATCGACACGGGGACCAGACCGAGCGAGCGGACCCACGGGGCCAGCAGGCGATCCAGCAATTCGCGGACTGCGTTTTCGTCCATCTTCGAATGTCCAGAAAACGTTGCGCGACCGCCGCGC encodes the following:
- a CDS encoding PaaI family thioesterase; translated protein: MDENAVRELLDRLLAPWVRSLGLVPVSIGDDSVTMRLPFSGEFRHSGGVICGQVFTAAADTAMVVAISAALGEFRPMTTVSLNTNFMRPVRKGDVHVTARVLRMGRNLVFGEVELFDEDGKMAVHATSTYALVS